One genomic segment of Meiothermus sp. QL-1 includes these proteins:
- a CDS encoding zf-TFIIB domain-containing protein, translating to MPLLVCPNCQNGMNEVVRSGVHIDVCPKCRGVWLDGGELEKLLGQVRAYEAEYERALEDHHRRAHRNPYDTDDDEYYRRHKKRSRLSRLFDLFD from the coding sequence ATGCCACTCCTGGTGTGCCCGAACTGCCAAAATGGCATGAATGAGGTGGTGCGTAGCGGCGTGCACATCGACGTCTGCCCCAAATGCCGGGGGGTTTGGCTCGATGGGGGCGAGCTGGAAAAGCTTTTGGGCCAGGTGCGGGCCTACGAGGCCGAGTACGAGCGGGCCTTGGAGGACCACCATCGCCGCGCACATCGCAATCCCTACGATACCGACGATGACGAGTACTACCGCCGCCATAAGAAGAGGAGCAGGCTCTCCCGGCTCTTTGACCTTTTCGACTAG
- a CDS encoding S9 family peptidase has translation MEPKLLYQLRFLSELTEGPKGQPLFIYADIEVPEKEPPRYRSRLAAWDGGLRFLTQGEAKSPFWRGEHLYFLRKVEGVPQLFRLPLAGGEAEPLTALKSGVEAYRVSPDSRRIALLTRGEYEAPKPDKPRVYETWPVKFDARGLLPGVPRELWLWEGGEVRLLVRWPQDIEEVAWHPEGHGLYFTACASPEERWNWKQRLYFAGLSGEVRELFGGVGPISGLEPTPEGGLFYLGHAWEHGGGTESRLYYRSPEGQVRLLAEGSFLNSLNSDVRLGAGPQTPRLGPDGRVYVVVTHQAAARLLAVDLDGGCEFVTPPEESVLGFAFCGGQLYALSEDFTHGPRLWTPGGLVYDPNAEVLPALPTPQNVRYAAPEGHTVEGWVLLPEGAGPHPLVLYIHGGPHTAFGNALMLQLQLFRAQGYAVAYCNPRGSTGYGQAYALLGGRWGEADEADIMGFLDHVLAQFPLDGGRVAVAGGSYGGYMTNWLTARYPERFRAAVTDRSICNWLSFYGASDIGPRFTYLELGARLWENPQLLWQKSPISLVHRVRTPTLVVHAEQDHRCPIDQGETWYTLLLQQGVPTRFFRVPEEGHELSRSGRPDRRVARLEAYLEWFRTHL, from the coding sequence GTGGAACCCAAGCTCCTTTACCAGCTCCGTTTCCTTTCCGAACTAACCGAAGGCCCCAAGGGGCAGCCCCTTTTCATTTACGCCGACATCGAGGTGCCCGAAAAGGAGCCGCCCCGCTACCGCTCTAGGCTGGCTGCCTGGGACGGAGGCCTGCGCTTCCTCACCCAGGGCGAGGCCAAGAGCCCCTTCTGGCGGGGGGAGCACCTCTACTTCCTCCGCAAGGTGGAGGGGGTTCCCCAGCTTTTCCGCCTGCCCTTAGCAGGAGGAGAGGCCGAACCTTTGACCGCCCTCAAAAGCGGGGTGGAGGCCTACCGCGTGAGCCCCGATAGCCGCCGGATTGCCCTCCTAACACGGGGAGAGTATGAGGCCCCCAAGCCCGACAAGCCTCGGGTCTACGAGACCTGGCCGGTGAAGTTCGATGCCCGGGGGTTGCTACCGGGGGTGCCGCGGGAGCTTTGGCTTTGGGAGGGGGGAGAGGTGCGCTTGCTGGTTCGCTGGCCCCAGGACATCGAGGAGGTGGCCTGGCATCCGGAGGGGCATGGGCTTTATTTCACCGCCTGCGCCAGCCCTGAGGAGCGCTGGAACTGGAAGCAGCGGCTTTACTTCGCGGGGCTTTCGGGGGAGGTGCGGGAGCTTTTTGGAGGGGTGGGCCCCATTTCGGGCCTCGAGCCCACCCCTGAGGGGGGCCTTTTTTACCTGGGCCACGCCTGGGAGCACGGGGGTGGCACCGAGTCCAGGCTCTACTACCGCTCCCCGGAAGGCCAGGTCCGCCTCCTGGCCGAGGGCTCTTTCCTCAACTCCCTCAACTCGGATGTGCGGCTGGGGGCGGGCCCCCAGACCCCCCGGCTGGGCCCTGACGGTCGGGTCTATGTGGTGGTTACCCACCAGGCCGCAGCCCGCCTCCTGGCGGTGGACCTGGACGGGGGATGCGAGTTTGTGACCCCGCCCGAGGAGAGCGTGCTGGGTTTCGCGTTCTGCGGAGGGCAGCTTTACGCCCTTTCGGAGGACTTTACCCACGGCCCCAGGCTTTGGACCCCGGGGGGGCTGGTCTACGATCCCAACGCCGAGGTTCTGCCGGCTTTGCCCACGCCCCAAAACGTGCGCTACGCCGCCCCGGAGGGGCATACGGTGGAAGGCTGGGTGCTTTTGCCCGAGGGGGCCGGCCCCCACCCGCTGGTGCTCTACATCCACGGGGGTCCTCACACCGCTTTTGGCAACGCCCTCATGCTGCAGCTCCAGCTCTTCAGGGCCCAGGGTTACGCGGTGGCCTACTGCAACCCTCGAGGCTCCACCGGCTACGGCCAGGCCTATGCCCTTCTGGGAGGGCGCTGGGGCGAGGCGGATGAGGCCGACATAATGGGCTTCCTGGACCACGTGCTGGCCCAGTTTCCCCTGGATGGGGGCCGGGTGGCGGTGGCCGGAGGGTCGTACGGGGGCTACATGACCAACTGGCTCACTGCCCGCTACCCGGAGCGCTTTCGCGCCGCGGTCACCGACCGCAGCATCTGCAACTGGCTCAGCTTCTACGGGGCCTCGGATATCGGCCCCCGCTTTACCTACCTGGAGCTTGGGGCCAGGCTTTGGGAGAACCCCCAGCTTCTCTGGCAGAAAAGCCCCATCTCGCTTGTACACCGGGTCCGGACCCCCACTTTGGTGGTGCACGCCGAACAGGACCACCGCTGCCCCATCGACCAGGGCGAGACCTGGTACACCCTGCTTTTGCAGCAGGGGGTGCCCACCCGTTTCTTCCGGGTGCCCGAGGAGGGGCATGAGCTCAGCCGCTCGGGCCGGCCGGACCGCCGGGTGGCGCGGCTGGAGGCCTACCTCGAGTGGTTCCGCACCCACTTGTAA
- the pyrH gene encoding UMP kinase: MQAGVGQGLKYRRVLLKLSGEFLSGNGFGIQPEATKALAQEVAKAHQLGVQVAIVVGGGNFWRGARQGVGMDRASADYIGMLATIMNALALQDALEFIGIPTRVQTALTIPQVAEPYIRRRAIRHLEKGRIVIFGGGTGNPYVTTDTAAALRGLEMNVDAVLMAKNKVDGVYNADPRKNPTAKKYDVLTYHQALVEGLQVMDATAMALCQEQNLPIVVFDMFTEGNLERIIRGEPVGTLVHS, from the coding sequence ATGCAAGCGGGAGTAGGCCAGGGGCTAAAGTACAGGCGAGTCTTGCTCAAGCTGTCCGGCGAGTTTTTGAGCGGCAACGGCTTTGGCATCCAGCCCGAGGCCACCAAGGCCCTGGCCCAGGAGGTGGCCAAGGCCCACCAGCTCGGGGTACAGGTGGCCATCGTGGTGGGGGGGGGCAACTTCTGGCGGGGGGCCCGGCAGGGGGTGGGGATGGACCGGGCCAGCGCCGACTACATCGGGATGCTGGCCACCATCATGAACGCCCTGGCCTTGCAGGACGCTTTGGAGTTCATCGGCATTCCCACCCGGGTCCAGACCGCGCTCACCATCCCCCAGGTGGCCGAACCCTATATTCGCCGCCGGGCCATCCGGCACCTGGAGAAGGGGCGCATCGTCATCTTTGGCGGAGGCACCGGCAACCCCTATGTGACCACCGATACCGCGGCAGCCCTCAGGGGCCTGGAGATGAACGTGGACGCGGTGCTGATGGCCAAGAACAAGGTGGATGGGGTGTACAACGCCGACCCCCGCAAAAACCCCACTGCCAAGAAGTACGATGTCCTCACCTACCACCAGGCCCTGGTCGAGGGGCTGCAGGTGATGGACGCCACCGCCATGGCCCTCTGCCAGGAGCAGAACCTACCTATTGTGGTCTTCGACATGTTTACGGAGGGCAACCTGGAGCGCATCATCCGGGGTGAGCCGGTGGGCACCCTGGTCCACAGCTAG
- a CDS encoding S8 family serine peptidase, with amino-acid sequence MRLVLLLLLLLSGSLAQGRMVEVIVELEGPALPSHLNKAELVGLLKAHLGRMKGRLKVQPVKGYWASQSLLVRLPEEQVGVLLRTPGVRRVYLNRGVRLAQPAALSTPVQSGSRWALEQIGAPTLWAAGLRGQGVRIGHLDTGVDANHPELRGKVAAFAVIEPGGTPRPSQPYDSAQHGTHTAGLLVGQSVGVAPEARLVSALVLPQGSGTLAQVLGGLDWVLEQGVQVVSMSLGLEGAWPEFIPVVERMQRMGVLPVFAIGNTPDRTTSPGNLPGVIGVGATDPAKRVAAFSGRGEVRWEGPSPQRVAKPDLVAPGVGVLSSVPGGGYMAMSGTSVSTALTAGGAALLLAGGHKPEAVRAALLRSAEPIASPASGRGLLRLDEALAALRPPQREQKALVVAEIPGVEALRPVLEGLGFRLEVVKSRPGPEKLQDYPLVVFLLPADWSQDWPDPHRRALRSYVEAGGRLLLLSEAPGRPLVESGAFGQGRASFVSGELESLPLEALRGVVEQLLR; translated from the coding sequence ATGCGGCTTGTGCTGCTCTTGCTCCTCCTTCTGTCAGGGTCCTTGGCCCAGGGCCGGATGGTCGAGGTGATCGTGGAGCTGGAAGGCCCTGCCCTGCCCTCCCACCTCAACAAAGCCGAGCTGGTGGGGCTGCTCAAGGCACACCTGGGCAGGATGAAAGGCCGCCTCAAGGTGCAGCCGGTCAAAGGGTACTGGGCCAGCCAGAGCCTGCTGGTGCGCCTACCGGAAGAGCAGGTAGGGGTCTTGCTCAGAACACCCGGGGTGCGGCGGGTCTACCTCAACCGAGGCGTGCGCCTGGCCCAACCGGCGGCGCTTTCCACCCCGGTTCAAAGCGGCAGCCGCTGGGCCCTGGAGCAGATCGGCGCCCCCACCCTCTGGGCCGCAGGGCTGCGGGGACAGGGGGTGCGGATTGGCCACCTGGACACCGGTGTGGACGCCAACCACCCCGAGCTCAGGGGCAAGGTGGCGGCCTTCGCCGTGATTGAGCCCGGCGGCACACCGCGCCCAAGCCAGCCCTACGACTCCGCGCAACACGGCACCCACACCGCGGGGCTGTTGGTGGGCCAGAGCGTGGGGGTGGCCCCCGAGGCCCGCCTGGTCTCGGCCCTGGTTTTGCCCCAGGGCAGCGGCACCCTAGCCCAGGTCCTGGGGGGGCTGGACTGGGTGCTGGAGCAGGGGGTGCAGGTGGTCTCGATGTCGCTCGGCCTCGAGGGCGCCTGGCCGGAATTCATACCGGTGGTGGAGCGAATGCAGCGAATGGGGGTGCTGCCCGTCTTCGCCATCGGCAACACCCCAGATCGCACCACCTCGCCGGGCAACCTGCCCGGGGTGATCGGGGTGGGAGCCACCGACCCAGCCAAGCGGGTGGCCGCTTTCAGTGGAAGGGGCGAGGTGCGCTGGGAAGGGCCTTCCCCCCAGCGGGTGGCAAAACCCGACCTGGTGGCCCCTGGGGTCGGCGTTCTATCCAGCGTTCCCGGAGGGGGTTACATGGCCATGAGCGGCACCTCGGTCAGCACCGCCCTTACCGCCGGGGGTGCAGCCCTGCTGCTCGCCGGGGGCCACAAGCCTGAGGCTGTGCGGGCCGCCCTGCTCCGCTCCGCCGAGCCCATCGCCAGCCCGGCCAGCGGGCGGGGCCTTCTCCGGCTGGACGAGGCACTGGCCGCCCTGCGCCCGCCCCAAAGGGAGCAAAAGGCCCTGGTGGTGGCGGAAATTCCGGGGGTCGAGGCTTTGCGCCCGGTTCTGGAGGGCCTGGGCTTCCGCCTGGAGGTTGTAAAGAGCCGGCCTGGCCCTGAAAAGCTGCAGGACTACCCTCTGGTGGTCTTTCTGCTGCCTGCAGACTGGAGCCAGGACTGGCCCGACCCCCACCGCAGGGCCCTGCGAAGCTATGTGGAGGCGGGGGGGCGGCTTTTGCTGCTGAGCGAAGCCCCAGGGCGTCCCCTGGTCGAAAGCGGCGCCTTCGGCCAAGGCAGGGCCAGCTTTGTAAGCGGCGAGCTGGAAAGCCTTCCCCTTGAGGCGCTGCGGGGGGTGGTGGAGCAATTGCTGCGCTAG
- the rpsB gene encoding 30S ribosomal protein S2 gives MAVNVSIKELLEAGVHFGHETKRWNPKMKRYIYAERNGIFIIDLQKSMLELERTFKYVQDLAMRGATILYVGTKKQAQEIIQQEAERAGMPYVNQRWLGGMLTNFRTITAQVNRLAELEALFESEEIKERVKTEQVRLKHELERLRKNLGGFRKLRRLPDAIFVVDPTKEAIAVREARKLDIPVIALADTDSDPDLCDYIIPGNDDAIRSIQLIVSRMTDLIVEARGGGRETSALEVPAAEA, from the coding sequence ATGGCCGTAAACGTATCCATCAAAGAGCTTTTGGAAGCCGGGGTGCACTTCGGGCACGAGACCAAGCGGTGGAACCCCAAGATGAAGCGCTATATCTACGCCGAGCGCAACGGCATTTTCATCATCGACCTGCAGAAGAGCATGCTCGAGCTCGAGCGCACCTTCAAGTACGTGCAGGATCTGGCCATGCGGGGGGCCACCATCCTCTACGTGGGCACCAAGAAACAGGCCCAGGAGATTATCCAGCAGGAGGCCGAGCGGGCCGGGATGCCCTACGTCAACCAGCGTTGGCTGGGGGGCATGCTCACCAACTTCCGCACCATCACCGCCCAGGTCAACCGTCTTGCTGAGCTTGAGGCCCTCTTTGAATCGGAAGAGATTAAGGAGCGGGTCAAAACCGAGCAGGTGCGGCTCAAACACGAGCTCGAGCGGCTCAGGAAGAACCTGGGGGGCTTCCGCAAGCTGCGCCGCCTGCCCGACGCCATCTTCGTGGTAGACCCCACCAAGGAGGCCATCGCGGTCAGGGAGGCCCGCAAACTCGATATCCCGGTTATCGCCCTGGCCGACACCGATTCCGACCCCGACCTTTGCGACTACATCATCCCCGGCAACGACGATGCCATCCGCTCCATCCAGCTCATCGTGAGCCGGATGACCGACCTCATCGTGGAGGCCCGGGGCGGTGGGCGGGAGACCTCTGCCCTCGAGGTCCCGGCGGCTGAGGCCTGA
- a CDS encoding PucR family transcriptional regulator, with translation MDTALIAVALPTLRQVLELPAFAGAELLSGQGRLEAPITWVHVAEVLDVARLLSGGELLLSTGLELARAAPETRVAYVRSLAEAGVGGLGLELVQWLKEVPPEMLQAARLLDFPLLVFRQEVRFAELTRAAHARILRPEVDEEEPLLEGLLEALAETGRANRFVERHLGALLRLPPRPQSTLLATLEALLACQFNIAEAARRLGVRRQSVYYRLEQLRGMLGELESPERRLGLWLALELRKRGG, from the coding sequence TTGGATACTGCGCTGATAGCCGTGGCCCTGCCCACCCTGCGTCAGGTTCTAGAGCTGCCCGCATTCGCTGGAGCTGAGCTGCTCTCAGGGCAGGGGCGGCTCGAGGCCCCCATCACCTGGGTGCACGTGGCCGAGGTGCTGGATGTGGCCCGGCTGCTCTCGGGGGGAGAGCTTTTGCTTTCCACTGGCCTGGAGCTTGCCCGGGCCGCACCGGAGACCCGGGTGGCCTATGTGCGCTCGCTGGCCGAGGCCGGGGTAGGGGGGCTTGGGCTCGAGCTGGTGCAGTGGCTGAAGGAGGTGCCCCCCGAGATGCTCCAGGCCGCCCGCCTGCTGGACTTTCCCCTTTTGGTCTTCCGCCAGGAGGTGCGCTTCGCTGAACTCACCCGGGCCGCCCACGCGCGGATCTTGCGGCCAGAGGTGGATGAGGAGGAGCCCCTGCTGGAAGGGCTTTTGGAGGCCCTCGCGGAAACTGGCCGGGCCAACCGCTTTGTGGAACGGCACCTGGGGGCCCTGCTGCGCCTGCCGCCCCGCCCCCAGAGCACCCTTTTGGCTACTTTGGAAGCGCTGCTGGCCTGCCAGTTCAACATCGCCGAGGCAGCCCGGCGGCTTGGGGTAAGACGGCAGAGCGTCTACTACCGTCTGGAGCAGCTCCGGGGGATGCTGGGCGAGCTGGAGAGCCCTGAGCGGCGGCTGGGGCTTTGGCTGGCCCTGGAGCTGCGCAAGCGGGGCGGCTAG
- a CDS encoding Zn-dependent hydrolase, which produces MLNPQRTIAELKELRELTADENGAWRVAWADTWLRAREWFNRKLQDLPVEQHYDAAGNNWVTLKGQSEKALLIGGHLDSVPGGGWLDGCLNVLAGLEVLRRIAAEFEGNPPVTVRLVDWADEEGARFGRSLLGSSAFSGTLQPELEKDRTDKDGVRLEEALQRCGVELDRMLEAQAEQKNAAAYIELHIEQGPVLLDMGLPLGAVLGTFGVERHAITFWGQAAHSGSTPMHRRKDAFLAAAKMAPEVYRIAERNGGVCTIGSCVTKPGIVTSVVEECTITLDQRHLDAAALARLKQEAWEASQRFAQEGGLPEPEWRTIWRIEPILFHPELIELCDQAIREVAGVSHRLPSGPLHDAAEVARAGIPTVMMFVQSLHGISHNKIEDTEEAHLELAVRAFDRLADKVMAWILR; this is translated from the coding sequence GTGCTCAACCCTCAAAGGACCATTGCCGAACTCAAGGAGCTGCGCGAGCTTACTGCCGACGAGAACGGGGCCTGGCGGGTGGCCTGGGCGGATACTTGGCTTAGGGCGCGGGAATGGTTCAACCGCAAGCTCCAGGACCTACCTGTCGAGCAGCACTACGACGCAGCCGGGAACAACTGGGTGACGCTCAAAGGGCAAAGCGAGAAGGCCCTTTTGATCGGGGGCCACCTGGACTCGGTGCCGGGCGGAGGCTGGCTGGATGGCTGCCTGAATGTGTTAGCCGGCCTCGAGGTGCTGCGCCGCATAGCCGCAGAGTTTGAGGGCAACCCCCCCGTCACAGTTAGATTAGTGGACTGGGCCGATGAGGAGGGGGCCCGGTTTGGCCGGAGCCTGCTGGGCTCCTCGGCCTTCTCGGGCACGCTACAGCCCGAGTTGGAAAAGGACCGCACCGACAAGGATGGGGTTCGCCTGGAGGAAGCCCTCCAGCGTTGCGGGGTGGAGCTGGACCGGATGCTGGAAGCCCAGGCCGAGCAGAAGAACGCTGCGGCCTACATTGAGCTCCATATCGAGCAAGGGCCGGTGCTTCTGGACATGGGCCTGCCCTTGGGGGCGGTGCTCGGCACCTTCGGGGTAGAGCGGCACGCCATCACCTTTTGGGGCCAGGCGGCCCACTCTGGCTCCACGCCCATGCACCGGCGCAAGGATGCCTTTTTGGCTGCGGCCAAGATGGCCCCTGAGGTCTACCGCATCGCCGAGCGTAACGGTGGGGTCTGCACCATTGGAAGCTGCGTAACCAAGCCAGGGATTGTGACCAGCGTGGTGGAGGAGTGCACCATCACCCTCGACCAGCGTCATTTGGATGCGGCCGCCCTAGCCCGGCTCAAGCAGGAGGCCTGGGAGGCCAGCCAGCGCTTCGCCCAGGAAGGGGGCCTGCCGGAGCCAGAGTGGCGGACCATCTGGCGCATCGAGCCCATCCTATTTCACCCCGAGCTGATTGAGCTATGCGACCAGGCTATTCGCGAGGTAGCTGGGGTCTCGCATCGCCTGCCTTCAGGGCCCCTACACGACGCTGCAGAGGTGGCTCGAGCGGGTATTCCCACGGTGATGATGTTCGTGCAGAGCCTGCACGGTATCAGCCACAACAAAATCGAGGACACCGAGGAGGCCCACCTGGAGCTTGCGGTGCGGGCCTTTGACCGGCTGGCCGACAAGGTTATGGCTTGGATACTGCGCTGA
- the gcvP gene encoding aminomethyl-transferring glycine dehydrogenase, with amino-acid sequence MTQNPPQPKTAEFPKRHIGPRPEEIQAMLEAIGVSSLDELIEQTVPSAIRQKEPLSVGEGMSEAELLAHLRELAGKNQVYTSLIGQGYYGTLLPPVIQRNILENPAWYTAYTPYQPEISQGRLEALLNFQTMVADLTGLDIANASLLDEATAAAEGMALAHRSHKGGHRRFFADQNLHPQTLAVLQTRAEPLGLELVVGDPERDLEPEGLFGAIFQYPDTLGQVRDLRGPIGRVKEAGGLVVVAADLLALTLLTPPGELGADIAVGSAQRFGVPMGYGGPHAGYIAARDALKRGLPGRLVGVSVDARGNRALRLALQTREQHIRREKATSNICTAQVLLAVVASMYAVYHGPKGLRAIAERIHQRTSVLAQGLERLGFRRVNPYFFDTLTIEAPGRVEEILARARAQRINLRRVDEARIGIALDETTTPEIVEAVWRAFGGAFRYADFTPRNHLPPALHRTSSYLTHPVFNRYHSETELMRYMRKLADRDLALDRAMIPLGSCTMKLNPTAALMPITWPEFAHLHPFAPPEQAQGYHELMETLGRWLCQITGFDAISFQPNSGAQGEYAGLLAIRAYHRARGEGHRRVCLIPSSAHGTNPASAQMAGMEVVVVACDEQGYVDLADLEAKARAHAPNLAAAMVTYPSTHGVFEEGIRELCEIVHRYGGQVYLDGANLNAQVGLARPGDYGADVSHINLHKTFAIPHGGGGPGMGPIVVKAHLAPFLPGHPVLDGGTAPVGPVSAAPYGSASILPISYSYIALMGSEGLRRATEVAILNANYLAARLEPHFRVLYKNARGRVAHECILDTRPFKQSCDVTVEDIAKRLIDYGFHAPTMSFPVAGTLMVEPTESESKYELDRFIEAMIAIREEIARIERGELRAEESPLRHAPHTVLDLADEHWDRKYTRAEGCFPGGQSALDKYWSPVNRVDNVYGDRHVVCTCPPVEAYAKD; translated from the coding sequence ATGACCCAGAACCCGCCCCAACCCAAGACCGCTGAATTCCCCAAACGGCACATCGGCCCCCGCCCTGAGGAGATCCAGGCCATGCTGGAAGCAATAGGGGTCTCCTCCCTGGACGAACTCATCGAGCAGACCGTCCCCTCGGCCATTCGCCAGAAGGAGCCCCTTTCTGTTGGCGAGGGGATGAGCGAGGCTGAGCTGCTGGCCCACCTGCGGGAGCTGGCGGGGAAGAACCAGGTCTACACCTCCCTTATCGGCCAGGGGTACTACGGCACCCTTCTGCCCCCTGTGATCCAGCGCAACATCCTGGAGAACCCCGCCTGGTATACCGCCTACACCCCTTACCAGCCTGAGATCAGCCAGGGGCGGCTCGAGGCCCTGCTTAACTTCCAGACCATGGTGGCCGACCTCACCGGTCTGGACATCGCCAACGCCTCGCTTCTGGACGAGGCCACTGCCGCCGCTGAGGGGATGGCCCTGGCCCACCGCAGCCACAAAGGGGGCCATCGCCGCTTCTTCGCAGACCAGAACCTGCACCCCCAGACCCTGGCGGTGCTCCAGACCCGGGCCGAGCCCCTGGGCCTCGAGCTGGTGGTGGGCGACCCTGAGCGGGACCTGGAGCCCGAGGGCCTTTTTGGGGCCATCTTCCAGTATCCGGACACCCTGGGCCAGGTGCGCGACCTTAGGGGCCCCATCGGGCGGGTCAAGGAAGCAGGCGGGCTGGTGGTGGTGGCCGCCGACCTGCTGGCCCTGACCCTTCTTACCCCCCCAGGGGAGCTCGGGGCCGACATCGCGGTGGGCTCGGCCCAACGCTTCGGCGTGCCCATGGGCTATGGGGGCCCCCACGCGGGCTACATCGCGGCGCGGGACGCCCTCAAGCGGGGCCTGCCAGGGCGGCTGGTGGGGGTCTCGGTGGACGCCCGGGGGAACCGGGCTTTGCGGCTGGCCCTGCAGACCCGGGAGCAGCACATTCGGCGCGAGAAGGCCACCTCCAATATCTGCACTGCCCAGGTCCTTTTGGCGGTGGTGGCCTCGATGTACGCGGTCTACCACGGCCCAAAGGGCCTGCGGGCCATTGCCGAGCGCATCCACCAGCGCACCAGCGTGCTGGCCCAGGGCCTGGAGCGCCTGGGCTTCCGGCGGGTGAACCCCTACTTCTTCGATACCCTAACCATCGAGGCCCCCGGTCGGGTGGAGGAGATTCTAGCCCGGGCCCGGGCCCAGCGCATCAACCTGCGCCGGGTGGATGAGGCCCGCATCGGCATCGCTTTGGATGAGACCACCACCCCCGAGATTGTGGAGGCGGTCTGGCGGGCCTTTGGCGGGGCTTTCCGTTACGCCGACTTCACCCCGCGCAACCACCTGCCCCCTGCCCTCCACCGCACCTCTTCCTACCTCACCCACCCGGTCTTCAACCGCTACCACTCCGAGACCGAGCTCATGCGCTACATGCGCAAGCTGGCCGACCGGGATTTAGCCCTGGACAGGGCCATGATCCCCCTGGGCTCCTGCACCATGAAGCTCAACCCTACCGCGGCCTTGATGCCCATCACCTGGCCCGAGTTTGCCCACCTGCACCCCTTTGCACCCCCAGAGCAGGCCCAGGGTTACCACGAGCTGATGGAGACCCTGGGGCGCTGGCTCTGCCAGATTACCGGCTTCGATGCCATCTCCTTCCAGCCCAACTCGGGGGCCCAGGGCGAGTACGCCGGGCTCCTGGCCATCCGGGCCTACCACCGCGCGCGCGGCGAGGGGCACCGCCGGGTCTGCCTCATCCCCTCCTCGGCCCACGGCACCAACCCGGCCTCGGCCCAGATGGCCGGGATGGAGGTGGTGGTGGTGGCCTGCGACGAGCAGGGGTATGTGGATCTGGCCGACCTCGAGGCCAAGGCCAGGGCCCACGCCCCCAACCTGGCTGCGGCCATGGTCACCTACCCCTCCACCCATGGGGTCTTTGAGGAGGGGATCCGCGAGCTGTGCGAGATCGTGCACCGCTATGGGGGGCAGGTCTACCTGGATGGGGCCAACCTCAACGCCCAGGTGGGCCTGGCCCGGCCCGGCGACTACGGGGCCGATGTCTCGCACATCAACCTGCACAAGACCTTCGCCATCCCCCACGGAGGGGGCGGCCCGGGGATGGGGCCCATCGTGGTCAAGGCCCACCTGGCCCCCTTCCTCCCCGGCCACCCGGTGCTGGATGGGGGTACGGCCCCGGTGGGGCCGGTCTCGGCGGCGCCCTATGGCTCGGCCTCCATCCTGCCCATCTCCTACAGCTACATCGCCCTGATGGGGAGCGAGGGGCTGCGCCGGGCCACCGAGGTGGCCATCCTGAACGCCAACTACCTCGCAGCCCGGCTCGAGCCCCACTTCAGGGTGCTCTACAAGAATGCCAGGGGCCGGGTGGCCCACGAGTGCATCCTGGATACCCGGCCTTTCAAGCAAAGCTGCGATGTCACCGTCGAGGACATAGCCAAGCGTCTGATCGACTACGGCTTCCACGCCCCCACCATGAGCTTCCCGGTGGCCGGGACCCTGATGGTAGAGCCCACCGAGTCGGAGTCCAAGTACGAGCTCGACCGTTTCATCGAGGCTATGATCGCCATCCGGGAGGAGATTGCCCGCATTGAGCGGGGCGAGCTCAGGGCCGAGGAAAGCCCCCTGCGCCACGCCCCTCATACCGTGCTCGACCTGGCCGATGAGCACTGGGACCGCAAGTACACCCGGGCCGAGGGATGCTTTCCTGGTGGGCAGTCGGCCCTGGACAAGTACTGGAGCCCCGTGAACCGGGTGGACAACGTCTACGGCGACCGGCATGTGGTCTGTACCTGTCCGCCGGTGGAGGCCTACGCCAAGGACTAG
- the tsf gene encoding translation elongation factor Ts, producing MSQLELVKKLREQTGAGMSDVKKALEDAGWDMEKATVLLRERGALKAAKKADREAREGVIGYYIHHNQRVGVLVELNSETDFVARNEEFQRLARDLAMHIAMANPRYVSKEEVSPEELEKERQIYIQQLLNEGKPQNIAEKAAEGRLRKFYEEVVLLEQPFVKDEKVKVGELIQAAVAKIGENIQVRRFCRFEVGA from the coding sequence ATGAGCCAACTCGAGCTAGTCAAAAAACTCCGCGAGCAGACCGGCGCGGGCATGAGCGATGTGAAGAAGGCCCTGGAGGACGCGGGCTGGGACATGGAGAAGGCCACCGTCCTGTTGCGGGAGCGTGGGGCGCTTAAGGCGGCCAAGAAGGCCGACCGCGAGGCCCGGGAAGGGGTGATCGGCTACTACATCCACCACAACCAGCGGGTGGGGGTGCTGGTGGAGCTCAACTCCGAGACCGACTTCGTGGCCCGCAACGAGGAGTTCCAGCGCCTGGCCAGGGACCTGGCCATGCACATCGCCATGGCCAACCCCCGCTACGTAAGCAAGGAAGAGGTGAGCCCAGAGGAGCTGGAGAAGGAGCGGCAGATCTACATCCAGCAGCTTCTGAACGAGGGCAAGCCCCAGAACATCGCCGAGAAGGCCGCCGAAGGGCGACTGCGGAAGTTCTACGAAGAGGTGGTGTTGCTGGAGCAGCCCTTCGTGAAGGACGAAAAGGTCAAGGTGGGCGAGCTCATCCAGGCTGCCGTCGCCAAGATCGGCGAGAACATCCAGGTCAGACGCTTCTGCCGGTTTGAAGTGGGGGCTTAG